One Maridesulfovibrio bastinii DSM 16055 genomic region harbors:
- the tilS gene encoding tRNA lysidine(34) synthetase TilS: MDYSSLPRKIKELSSGWARFCLEVEKSGTKSCGKKFSEYTNIVAVSGGADSTALLLISELLARKSGGRVICASVDHGLRAESAEEVDFVAALCSELDITFRLLRTDAAEFARLNGIGIEEAGRKLRYDFFSGLREEFNAEFLLTAHHQGDLSEDIIMRMLRGTGWPALGGMPAYDSGRKLLRPLLNCSKKELINFLVEHGCEWREDKSNTDLNYTRNRIRNCILPLLIEENPNLESGLHRLHEQAELDADFFKSEIEKLVAGLESSGREIIVPKRTIANLHPALLCRFFKKILDNLGPGQALYESINMLVKAVAEKKTGKIFQFPGDKSAEIKRNSVVFKPDSR; encoded by the coding sequence ATGGATTACAGCTCCCTGCCGCGGAAAATAAAAGAGCTGTCCTCTGGATGGGCTCGTTTTTGTCTGGAAGTTGAAAAGTCAGGCACAAAATCATGCGGTAAAAAATTCAGCGAATATACAAATATTGTAGCTGTTTCCGGTGGAGCTGATTCAACCGCCCTTCTGCTTATCTCAGAACTGCTGGCCCGGAAATCAGGGGGCAGGGTTATCTGTGCCAGTGTTGATCACGGGCTGAGAGCCGAGTCTGCTGAGGAGGTGGACTTTGTTGCTGCGCTCTGCTCTGAACTCGACATTACGTTCAGGCTGCTGCGTACTGATGCGGCCGAATTTGCACGCCTTAACGGAATCGGGATTGAAGAAGCCGGCAGAAAATTGCGGTATGATTTTTTTTCCGGCCTGCGTGAAGAATTCAATGCGGAATTTCTGCTGACAGCGCATCATCAGGGTGATCTCAGCGAAGATATCATCATGCGTATGCTGCGTGGGACAGGATGGCCGGCCCTTGGTGGCATGCCGGCTTATGATTCCGGCCGCAAACTTTTGCGCCCGCTGTTAAACTGCTCCAAAAAAGAGCTTATAAATTTTCTGGTTGAACACGGCTGTGAATGGCGTGAGGATAAATCGAACACCGATTTAAATTATACCAGAAACCGCATCCGCAACTGCATTCTACCCCTTTTAATTGAAGAGAATCCCAACTTGGAATCAGGGCTGCACCGTCTGCATGAACAGGCTGAACTTGATGCCGATTTTTTTAAGTCGGAAATTGAGAAGCTTGTTGCCGGTCTTGAATCTTCAGGCCGTGAAATCATTGTGCCTAAAAGAACTATCGCTAATCTGCATCCGGCCCTGCTATGCCGGTTTTTTAAAAAAATACTCGATAATTTAGGTCCGGGACAGGCTCTTTACGAAAGCATCAATATGCTCGTAAAAGCTGTTGCCGAAAAAAAAACCGGCAAAATATTTCAGTTCCCGGGTGATAAGAGTGCCGAAATCAAAAGAAATTCGGTTGTTTTCAAACCAGATTCGAGATGA
- a CDS encoding precorrin-2 dehydrogenase/sirohydrochlorin ferrochelatase family protein — MNCYPVFLNLKNRDALVVGAGKVGLRKISSLIEGGVREVLVIDNAPESDELYALKQSGKVRFESRDFRAEDIEKKFLVIAATSNKDLNKHINELCNNEQILCNIVDDPESGSFIVPASIRRGEMTIAVSTGGNSPAFARIVRRELEDTFGEHYGFFLTIMGRLRPLVLDLGQETSQNTALFRQLASSSLLDALEDKDKAKVIEILNKNLPDELSIHIPELLDGLV, encoded by the coding sequence ATGAATTGTTATCCTGTTTTCCTCAATCTGAAAAATCGCGATGCTTTAGTTGTCGGCGCCGGAAAGGTCGGCCTGCGTAAAATTTCTTCTTTAATAGAAGGAGGAGTCCGCGAAGTTCTTGTTATCGACAACGCCCCTGAATCCGATGAATTATATGCCCTCAAACAATCCGGAAAGGTTAGGTTTGAAAGCCGTGATTTCAGAGCTGAGGATATTGAAAAAAAATTTCTGGTGATAGCAGCAACCAGCAATAAAGATTTAAATAAACATATCAATGAGCTGTGTAACAATGAACAGATTTTATGTAATATAGTTGATGATCCTGAGTCCGGGAGCTTCATTGTCCCGGCCTCCATAAGGCGCGGAGAAATGACCATTGCAGTCTCGACCGGTGGTAACAGCCCGGCATTCGCGCGGATTGTCCGTCGAGAGCTTGAAGATACTTTCGGTGAGCATTACGGTTTTTTTCTTACAATTATGGGCAGGCTGCGGCCTTTGGTCCTTGACCTCGGTCAGGAAACAAGCCAAAACACCGCTTTGTTCAGACAACTTGCTTCATCCTCACTTCTTGATGCCCTTGAAGATAAGGATAAGGCAAAAGTGATTGAAATTCTGAATAAAAACCTGCCGGACGAACTTAGCATACATATTCCGGAGTTACTTGATGGCCTTGTTTGA
- the hemA gene encoding glutamyl-tRNA reductase, translated as MDQNIYLIGLNHHTAGVDVRERYALTNVENFEKGLMKVPGVREVMALSTCNRVEVVVVGEVELKQDSIYQYWSGKCCGDASCLEENSYIYRGIDAVRHLFEVASSLDSMIIGEPQILGQLKKSYRNAVEEGSAGTIINRILHKAFFVAKRVRTETDIASSAVSISYAAVELAKKIFGDLKGHQAMLIGAGEMAELAVAHLKRYGVEKVLIANRTFASAQELAECMDGEAVPFEDLYMHVGDSDIIISSTGAPYAVIKAKEMKKVLRKRKNRPMFFIDIAVPRDIDPDVNSLDNVYLYDIDDLKDVVEENRAQRMDEAVKAKNIVHGEAEHFSGWLKSLDLQPTIVDLFSRADNVAHKELAKTVKRLGIKDEETLLALETLATSIGKKLLHEPVSFLKRRTEEEGAAERFVDLARRMFNLDNETIPTNAHCNRKKNCCRKDEG; from the coding sequence ATGGATCAAAATATTTATCTGATAGGACTCAACCACCACACTGCCGGGGTGGATGTCCGTGAACGCTACGCCCTTACAAATGTTGAAAACTTTGAAAAAGGGCTGATGAAGGTTCCCGGAGTTAGAGAAGTCATGGCTCTTTCAACCTGTAACAGGGTTGAAGTCGTTGTTGTCGGGGAAGTGGAGCTTAAACAGGACAGCATTTACCAGTACTGGTCTGGAAAATGTTGTGGTGATGCTTCCTGCCTTGAAGAAAATTCGTACATATATCGCGGAATTGATGCTGTGCGCCACCTTTTTGAGGTCGCCTCAAGTCTTGATTCCATGATTATCGGCGAACCACAGATTCTGGGACAGCTCAAAAAATCATACCGCAATGCTGTTGAAGAAGGCTCCGCAGGGACCATTATCAACAGAATTCTGCACAAAGCTTTTTTTGTTGCCAAACGGGTTCGTACCGAGACCGATATCGCTTCAAGCGCAGTGTCCATAAGTTATGCCGCGGTTGAACTTGCCAAAAAGATTTTTGGTGATCTCAAAGGCCATCAGGCGATGCTCATCGGTGCCGGAGAAATGGCTGAACTGGCTGTAGCCCATCTTAAACGCTACGGCGTTGAGAAAGTTCTCATTGCCAACAGAACTTTCGCCAGCGCTCAGGAACTGGCCGAATGTATGGACGGTGAGGCTGTACCGTTTGAAGATCTTTACATGCATGTCGGGGATTCCGATATCATAATAAGCTCGACCGGTGCTCCTTATGCAGTCATCAAAGCCAAAGAAATGAAAAAGGTTCTGCGCAAGCGCAAGAATCGTCCTATGTTTTTTATTGATATTGCTGTGCCCAGAGATATTGATCCGGATGTAAACTCACTGGATAATGTTTATCTCTATGATATAGATGATCTTAAAGATGTTGTTGAAGAAAACCGCGCCCAGCGCATGGACGAAGCTGTAAAAGCTAAAAACATAGTTCATGGTGAAGCGGAACATTTCTCAGGGTGGTTGAAATCACTTGATCTGCAACCGACCATTGTTGATCTTTTTTCCCGCGCAGACAATGTCGCCCACAAAGAACTTGCCAAGACCGTTAAAAGGCTGGGAATCAAAGATGAAGAAACCCTGCTGGCCCTTGAAACTCTGGCAACATCAATTGGTAAAAAGCTGCTGCACGAACCGGTTTCATTCTTGAAACGCAGAACGGAAGAAGAAGGTGCGGCTGAAAGATTTGTGGACCTCGCCCGCAGAATGTTCAATCTGGACAATGAAACGATTCCTACTAACGCCCATTGCAACCGCAAGAAAAACTGTTGCCGCAAGGATGAAGGTTAG
- a CDS encoding winged helix-turn-helix transcriptional regulator: MTKNKKTMSIYDCKCPIIRTLEIIGGKWKMPILWSLSENGSVRYNELRRSVHGITNMMLTKCLKDLEKSGLISRKQFDEIPPHVEYSLTVRGAELLPAMHNLYKWGEEQINIEEESLKNSSD, from the coding sequence ATGACTAAAAATAAGAAAACAATGTCCATTTATGACTGCAAGTGCCCCATAATCAGAACTCTTGAAATTATCGGCGGCAAATGGAAAATGCCTATTTTGTGGAGTCTTTCTGAAAATGGATCAGTAAGGTACAATGAACTGCGCAGATCCGTTCACGGAATCACCAATATGATGTTGACCAAATGTCTTAAAGATCTGGAAAAAAGCGGTCTGATTTCAAGAAAGCAGTTTGATGAAATCCCGCCTCATGTGGAATATTCACTAACTGTAAGAGGCGCGGAGCTGTTACCGGCCATGCACAATTTGTATAAATGGGGAGAAGAGCAGATCAACATTGAGGAAGAGTCGTTAAAAAACAGTTCTGATTAA
- a CDS encoding adenylate kinase translates to MNILIFGPNGSGKGTQGALVKKKYNLDHIESGAIFRKHIGGGTELGLKAKEYIDKGELVPDDITIPMVLEVLQSSDAEGWLLDGFPRSIVQAEKLWEALQKDGVKLDYVIEILLPREVAKNRIMGRRLCANDPNHPNNKFIDAIKPDGDKCRVCGGDLTERADDQDEGAINKRHDIYYDDKTGTLAGAYFYKDLAAKEGFKYIELNGEGTIDSIKETLISQLD, encoded by the coding sequence GTGAATATTCTTATTTTCGGACCTAACGGCAGTGGTAAAGGAACTCAGGGTGCCCTGGTAAAGAAAAAATACAACCTTGATCACATTGAATCCGGCGCTATCTTCCGTAAACATATCGGCGGTGGAACCGAACTCGGACTCAAGGCAAAAGAATACATCGACAAAGGTGAACTCGTTCCTGACGACATCACCATTCCTATGGTTCTTGAAGTTCTCCAGTCCTCTGATGCCGAAGGCTGGCTCCTCGACGGTTTCCCCCGTTCTATCGTTCAGGCTGAAAAGCTTTGGGAAGCTCTGCAGAAAGACGGTGTAAAACTCGACTACGTAATTGAAATTCTTCTTCCCCGCGAAGTTGCTAAAAACCGTATCATGGGCCGTCGCCTCTGCGCTAACGATCCTAACCACCCCAACAACAAGTTCATTGATGCCATTAAACCTGATGGTGACAAATGCCGCGTATGTGGTGGAGACCTGACCGAACGTGCTGACGATCAGGACGAAGGCGCAATCAACAAACGTCACGATATTTACTACGATGACAAGACCGGAACCCTCGCTGGCGCATACTTCTACAAAGATCTCGCTGCTAAAGAAGGTTTCAAATACATCGAACTGAATGGTGAAGGCACCATTGATTCCATCAAGGAAACTCTGATTTCCCAGCTCGATTAG
- a CDS encoding flavodoxin family protein gives MKYYAINGSPRKKWNTAQMLQKSLDGIKSVDASNEVELIHLYELNFKPCMSCFLCKKIDGKSYGKCGYKDELSPVLEKLATADGIIFGSPIYLGSTSGYMRSFLERLLFQYLVYDKEKSSLAPKRMPTAFIYTMNVTKEIMNEFKYPERLGVMDNFIGRILTDPEVLYVNNTMQFTDYSKYKTDAFSEKDKRAYREKYYDADCEKAFNLGISMCKK, from the coding sequence ATGAAATATTATGCAATTAACGGCAGTCCCAGAAAAAAATGGAACACCGCGCAGATGCTGCAAAAAAGTCTGGATGGTATTAAATCCGTTGATGCTTCCAATGAAGTGGAGCTGATTCATTTATATGAATTAAATTTCAAACCCTGTATGAGCTGTTTTCTGTGTAAAAAAATAGATGGAAAAAGTTATGGAAAGTGTGGTTATAAGGATGAGCTGAGCCCGGTTCTTGAAAAACTGGCCACAGCGGATGGCATTATTTTCGGAAGTCCTATTTATTTAGGAAGTACTTCAGGTTACATGCGTTCATTCCTTGAAAGATTGCTTTTCCAGTATCTTGTTTATGACAAGGAAAAAAGTTCACTGGCTCCCAAAAGAATGCCTACCGCATTCATCTACACCATGAATGTGACCAAAGAAATTATGAACGAATTCAAATACCCCGAACGCCTTGGAGTTATGGATAATTTCATTGGCAGAATTCTTACTGATCCAGAAGTATTGTACGTCAATAATACTATGCAGTTTACCGACTACTCAAAATACAAAACTGATGCTTTCTCCGAAAAGGACAAACGCGCTTACCGTGAAAAGTATTACGATGCAGACTGTGAAAAGGCCTTCAACCTCGGAATCTCCATGTGTAAAAAATAA
- the priA gene encoding replication restart helicase PriA — MNNLWQVCLTSPPYSFYTYIEPESFPALLPGQRVLVPLGKSIRVAFLVEKTTEAPQNIQLRKLIWPLEKSPMLDDSYFSMCRNIAARQLMPLGKVLENVIPTRFRSAGISFKVADRAFPTTLKAAAIRDLSASMLPGLVAAFNEGRMKVRLPASKEKEEYVSLTQDPPWPVRPNAARQIQLLEYIYENGPRDKSFLRNVLGSWINQTVSKLHADSLVKVGPPPESEKEAVEACTSASAEIDLVPTQCQLDSIKNMEKVLDGGTGGVRLLHGITGSGKTLVYLSLARKCLEQGRSVILLVPEIALAYSLWNTVCRHFSSCRKYLYHGYQTPVRREAVFRELAEDKSPALIIGTRSALFLPVHNPGMIVLDEEHDESFKQEERLPYQAKEIAFFLASRAKALLILGSATPDVKTFYASTLGAIETVSMDCRVGESVLPEVRVVDISAIKNPEQPLAPETVAKLLEVLEKGEQAVIMLNRRGYSPLMYCVDCEEPFRCPHCNVSMTYHRGRERLVCHYCGTSFPFPVACSTCGGMNYLPLGGGTERLEEQIAKIVPKGIKILRMDRDSTRRQEVLEDILKRFAAGEAQVLVGTQMLSKGHNFPGVTLVIVSEGDLGLNLPDYRSAERTFQLLVQVSGRAGRGDKRGEVIIQTRNPSNPIWSAVSTADYKTFFEQEIERRRKFRYPPFCKLALIRISHPLDWDNEALLQEYFTMIREAAREKGLMLMGPVPAPLSQLRGRKRYNCLIKADQWLIVRELYSKMMQINPDRNKIRTSLDLDPVNML, encoded by the coding sequence ATGAATAATTTATGGCAGGTCTGCCTGACAAGCCCGCCTTATTCATTCTATACTTATATTGAGCCTGAATCTTTTCCGGCCCTCCTTCCGGGACAGAGGGTTTTAGTACCACTCGGTAAATCTATCCGGGTGGCTTTTCTTGTTGAAAAAACAACTGAAGCTCCACAAAATATTCAATTGCGCAAGCTCATCTGGCCGCTGGAAAAATCCCCCATGCTGGATGACAGCTATTTTTCCATGTGCAGAAATATTGCTGCACGCCAGCTGATGCCTCTCGGTAAAGTGCTGGAGAATGTTATCCCAACCCGTTTTAGAAGTGCCGGAATTTCTTTTAAGGTTGCCGACCGTGCTTTTCCGACAACGCTTAAAGCTGCCGCGATCAGAGATCTTTCTGCTTCAATGCTTCCAGGCCTTGTTGCAGCCTTTAATGAAGGAAGAATGAAAGTCAGACTGCCAGCTTCCAAAGAAAAAGAAGAATATGTAAGCCTCACGCAGGACCCGCCGTGGCCGGTGCGTCCTAACGCTGCTCGGCAGATTCAACTGCTTGAATATATTTATGAAAACGGACCAAGGGATAAATCATTTCTGCGTAATGTGCTTGGAAGCTGGATAAATCAGACCGTTTCAAAGCTCCATGCTGATTCACTTGTTAAGGTCGGCCCGCCTCCTGAGAGTGAAAAAGAAGCTGTTGAAGCCTGCACCAGTGCCAGTGCGGAAATTGATCTCGTCCCGACCCAATGCCAGCTGGATTCCATAAAAAATATGGAAAAGGTTCTGGACGGAGGAACAGGTGGAGTCCGCCTGCTGCACGGCATTACCGGAAGCGGAAAAACCCTTGTATATCTATCACTTGCCCGCAAATGTCTGGAGCAGGGCCGCTCAGTCATTTTGCTTGTGCCGGAAATAGCTCTGGCCTATTCGCTGTGGAATACGGTCTGCCGTCATTTTTCCAGCTGCCGCAAATATCTTTATCATGGCTACCAGACCCCTGTGCGCCGGGAAGCTGTTTTCCGGGAACTTGCGGAGGACAAATCTCCGGCTCTGATTATCGGAACGCGATCAGCTTTATTTCTGCCTGTTCACAATCCCGGAATGATTGTTCTGGATGAAGAGCATGATGAATCCTTCAAACAGGAAGAACGTCTACCGTATCAGGCCAAAGAAATTGCTTTTTTTCTTGCATCCAGAGCAAAAGCATTACTCATTCTCGGTTCGGCAACACCTGATGTTAAAACTTTTTACGCTTCAACCCTAGGGGCCATTGAAACGGTCAGCATGGATTGCCGGGTTGGTGAGAGTGTTCTTCCTGAAGTCAGAGTTGTTGATATCAGCGCAATAAAAAATCCTGAACAGCCACTGGCACCGGAAACTGTTGCAAAACTTCTTGAAGTTCTTGAAAAAGGTGAACAGGCTGTAATCATGCTTAACCGGCGGGGATACTCTCCGCTTATGTATTGTGTTGATTGTGAAGAGCCTTTTCGCTGCCCCCACTGCAATGTGAGCATGACTTATCACCGTGGACGTGAACGTCTGGTCTGCCATTATTGCGGAACAAGCTTTCCTTTCCCGGTAGCCTGCTCAACCTGCGGTGGAATGAATTATCTGCCGCTTGGTGGCGGTACTGAACGTCTCGAAGAGCAGATAGCTAAAATTGTTCCGAAAGGGATTAAAATTTTACGCATGGACAGGGACAGCACCAGACGACAGGAAGTTCTGGAAGATATTTTAAAAAGATTTGCAGCTGGTGAAGCGCAGGTTCTGGTTGGCACCCAGATGCTTTCAAAAGGTCATAATTTCCCCGGAGTTACCCTTGTAATTGTGTCCGAAGGAGATTTGGGATTGAATCTGCCCGACTATCGCAGTGCCGAAAGAACTTTTCAGCTTCTGGTTCAGGTCTCGGGGCGTGCCGGAAGGGGAGATAAGCGCGGTGAAGTCATTATCCAGACCCGCAATCCGTCAAATCCTATCTGGAGTGCTGTCAGCACCGCGGATTATAAAACTTTTTTTGAGCAGGAGATCGAGCGCAGGCGAAAATTCCGTTATCCGCCATTCTGCAAACTGGCTCTTATCCGCATAAGCCATCCTCTTGATTGGGATAACGAAGCTCTGCTTCAGGAATATTTTACCATGATCCGTGAAGCTGCACGGGAAAAAGGACTCATGCTTATGGGACCGGTCCCGGCACCATTATCTCAGCTTAGAGGACGGAAAAGATATAATTGTCTTATCAAAGCTGACCAGTGGCTGATTGTCAGAGAGCTTTATTCCAAAATGATGCAGATTAATCCTGACCGCAATAAAATCAGAACATCGCTTGATCTCGATCCAGTGAACATGCTCTGA
- a CDS encoding cytochrome C assembly family protein — translation MALFEILQYVIIGLYLVGTGAFLAGSLVSRNSLIRVGNIFAVLGFIMHTVDLTVAVTLYHETVLDGGYFYYSILGWGLILVYFFFWWKFRNTFFALTASPLALLLFISSLAAQSLKVTLPKHLAGLFIGLHIGTIFVSIALMAMAAGAGAAFLYLNNKIKSKAAISGFGKDMPSLNSFDRINHWAIVVGFPLYTLGLAAGFLWARSVYKQMFSWDPKEIVTLVVWFLFAFLFHQRIALGWKGRKPAMLVIIVFVITMVSLWGINFFMNTHHSFKP, via the coding sequence ATGGCCTTGTTTGAGATTTTACAATATGTGATTATCGGTCTCTATCTGGTCGGTACGGGAGCTTTCCTTGCCGGAAGCCTTGTTTCCCGTAATTCACTGATCAGAGTGGGGAATATTTTTGCCGTTCTGGGTTTCATTATGCATACCGTGGACCTTACTGTTGCGGTTACATTGTATCATGAAACAGTTCTGGACGGCGGGTACTTCTATTACAGCATACTGGGATGGGGACTCATCCTTGTATATTTCTTTTTCTGGTGGAAATTCCGCAACACCTTTTTTGCGCTGACGGCTTCACCTCTGGCGCTGTTGCTCTTTATTTCCTCGCTCGCGGCTCAAAGTCTTAAGGTAACCCTGCCCAAACATCTGGCCGGGCTGTTTATCGGCCTGCATATCGGAACCATATTCGTGAGTATTGCCCTTATGGCTATGGCTGCCGGTGCCGGGGCTGCTTTTCTCTATCTTAACAACAAGATAAAGAGCAAAGCCGCTATTTCCGGTTTCGGCAAGGATATGCCTTCGCTTAATTCGTTTGACAGAATTAACCATTGGGCCATAGTTGTCGGCTTTCCGCTCTATACCCTTGGTCTGGCTGCAGGATTTCTCTGGGCCAGAAGCGTTTACAAGCAGATGTTCTCCTGGGACCCAAAGGAAATTGTAACCCTTGTTGTCTGGTTTCTCTTCGCGTTTCTTTTTCATCAGCGCATAGCTCTGGGATGGAAGGGAAGAAAACCGGCCATGCTTGTCATTATCGTTTTTGTAATTACTATGGTGTCACTCTGGGGCATCAACTTTTTCATGAATACACATCATAGCTTTAAGCCGTAG
- a CDS encoding molybdopterin-containing oxidoreductase family protein translates to MAGTTVTRSSCRGCHGVCQVLVHKDETGRIVKITGDKDSPTSQGFICPKGARAADTLYHPDRVTRPMLRSKGRGENAWHAIEWDEALDLMESNFKRIINEYGPEYIAIAQGTGRPYTEFTPRFCNALGSPNHVSPAHNCYVPRNICAAMTMGWFPQPDIYGHSGTMPRCVMVFGSNIMESGGEGGYCGKMVSKAFKGAEKTIVIDPRKVKAAEHSDYHLALRPGTECALMLGFIHVVIANNAYDKNFVENYCSGFAELEAHIKTFTPEWTQNVTGIPAKLIEEAALTFARTGPSTLIWGNGIDESVSAFQTARAVYLLLALCGSIDVPGGMVRWVPPSNLRPKSHMVDHAMQGDQFLSEEQRKKCISPFPLCPGAHPPSFWQACIDGKPYKPKAIWLIGTNPILTHTRGDIVRDALRDHMEFTVTSDFFMTPTASFCDLVLPAAHWLEQDDIVYFHKIWCVLSRKKLAQIGETRDDRAVMLEMAHRLGLNEAFPWKDWDDYLKWILEPSGMTFDEFAEKDIILGEMQYRKYEQDGFQTPSGKFELFSNVMAHMGLDPLPVYTEPPLSPVSSPELLEDYPFILMTGCKLKPFFHTEGRNVPGLRKLHPDPMVDMHPEDVAEMGFKEGQTVEVVTPYGQQRFLVHPDERLQKGVVHAEHAWWFPEQEGPDYGCFKSNANLLFGNEHFDKISGAQPLKCSLCTVRAITDSEEIIRYAS, encoded by the coding sequence ATGGCCGGGACAACAGTTACTAGATCATCGTGCAGAGGATGCCACGGTGTATGTCAGGTTCTTGTTCACAAAGATGAAACCGGAAGGATTGTGAAAATTACCGGTGACAAGGACAGTCCGACCAGTCAGGGATTCATTTGCCCAAAAGGAGCCAGAGCCGCAGACACTCTGTATCATCCTGACAGGGTTACAAGACCGATGCTCCGGTCAAAAGGTCGTGGCGAAAATGCCTGGCATGCAATAGAATGGGACGAAGCCCTTGATTTAATGGAATCAAATTTTAAAAGAATTATAAATGAATACGGCCCGGAATATATTGCCATAGCTCAAGGCACAGGCCGACCTTACACTGAATTTACTCCCAGATTCTGCAATGCTCTTGGTTCTCCTAATCATGTCTCTCCGGCGCATAATTGTTATGTGCCAAGAAATATCTGTGCCGCTATGACTATGGGCTGGTTCCCCCAGCCGGATATTTACGGCCATTCAGGAACAATGCCGCGTTGTGTCATGGTTTTCGGCAGCAACATCATGGAGTCAGGCGGTGAAGGCGGTTATTGTGGCAAAATGGTCAGCAAAGCTTTTAAAGGTGCTGAAAAAACAATTGTTATCGACCCTAGAAAAGTTAAAGCTGCTGAACACAGTGATTATCATCTGGCATTGCGTCCGGGAACAGAATGCGCTCTGATGCTTGGATTCATACATGTGGTTATCGCAAACAATGCTTACGATAAAAATTTTGTAGAAAATTATTGCTCCGGATTCGCAGAACTGGAAGCACATATCAAGACCTTCACTCCGGAATGGACTCAAAATGTGACTGGAATCCCGGCAAAGCTGATTGAAGAAGCTGCGCTCACTTTTGCCAGAACAGGTCCGTCAACACTGATCTGGGGTAATGGAATTGACGAGAGCGTTTCTGCTTTCCAGACCGCAAGGGCCGTTTATCTGCTTTTGGCTCTGTGCGGCTCAATTGATGTTCCCGGCGGCATGGTGCGCTGGGTTCCACCGTCCAACCTCAGGCCGAAGTCACATATGGTCGACCATGCAATGCAGGGCGACCAGTTCCTTTCCGAAGAACAGCGCAAAAAATGTATCAGTCCTTTTCCGTTATGCCCCGGTGCTCATCCACCGTCTTTCTGGCAGGCCTGTATTGACGGAAAACCTTATAAGCCGAAAGCAATCTGGCTCATAGGCACCAATCCGATTCTCACTCATACCCGTGGGGATATTGTCCGGGACGCCTTGCGTGATCATATGGAATTTACAGTTACCTCTGATTTCTTTATGACGCCAACAGCTTCATTCTGTGATCTTGTTCTGCCGGCAGCCCATTGGCTTGAGCAGGACGACATTGTTTATTTCCACAAAATCTGGTGTGTATTATCACGCAAAAAACTGGCCCAGATCGGCGAAACACGCGATGACCGGGCTGTAATGCTGGAAATGGCCCACAGGCTTGGACTAAATGAAGCTTTCCCATGGAAAGACTGGGATGATTATCTTAAATGGATTCTTGAACCATCCGGTATGACTTTCGATGAATTCGCCGAAAAAGATATCATCCTCGGGGAAATGCAGTACAGGAAATATGAACAGGATGGATTTCAGACCCCGAGCGGTAAATTTGAACTCTTTTCAAATGTAATGGCCCACATGGGACTGGATCCGTTACCGGTCTATACCGAGCCGCCGCTGTCACCGGTTTCATCTCCGGAGCTGCTGGAAGATTATCCGTTTATCCTGATGACCGGATGCAAGCTTAAGCCGTTCTTCCATACTGAAGGCCGGAATGTTCCCGGTTTACGTAAACTGCATCCTGATCCTATGGTTGATATGCATCCCGAAGATGTTGCTGAAATGGGATTCAAAGAAGGGCAGACCGTTGAAGTCGTCACCCCTTATGGTCAACAGCGTTTTCTGGTTCATCCTGATGAACGCCTTCAGAAAGGTGTTGTGCATGCCGAACATGCCTGGTGGTTCCCGGAGCAGGAAGGCCCGGATTATGGCTGCTTTAAAAGTAATGCCAACCTGTTGTTCGGTAATGAGCACTTTGACAAAATATCCGGTGCGCAACCTTTAAAATGCTCACTGTGTACAGTGCGGGCAATTACCGACTCGGAAGAAATAATACGCTACGCTTCATAG